Proteins encoded within one genomic window of Geotalea daltonii FRC-32:
- a CDS encoding VOC family protein, which produces MSDKTRVSIQLVVSDLGVTEAFYGGILQMPVERALTSPGAPEHLVMAQDGWTVIFVEESAVLHAHAILEERLTAFPKGIGMTIHFRVDEIEEIYDALLDEELEILYPLELKPYRVFELWCFDPDGYLVVLEQPLETITG; this is translated from the coding sequence GTGTCCGATAAAACTCGCGTCTCCATACAGTTGGTTGTTTCAGATCTGGGAGTAACAGAAGCTTTCTATGGCGGCATCCTTCAGATGCCCGTCGAGAGAGCACTTACGTCTCCCGGCGCACCGGAACATCTGGTGATGGCCCAGGATGGTTGGACGGTCATTTTTGTGGAAGAGTCTGCGGTGCTCCATGCGCACGCCATTCTGGAGGAAAGACTCACCGCCTTCCCAAAAGGAATAGGAATGACAATTCATTTTCGGGTGGATGAAATAGAGGAGATTTACGATGCCCTGCTGGATGAGGAGCTGGAAATACTCTACCCCCTGGAATTGAAACCTTACCGGGTCTTCGAGCTATGGTGCTTCGACCCTGACGGGTATCTTGTAGTGCTGGAACAGCCTCTGGAAACAATCACCGGCTAA
- a CDS encoding cytochrome c biogenesis CcdA family protein, with product MGSSNITIFGALIAGFLSFLSPCVLPLIPSYITYITGLSFNDLQAEHPSHKVRQQTIIHSLCFIAGFTSVFVLLGASATFIGSFLQSHMTLLQKVGGALIFIFGIHVTGIFDIGMLLGEKRLTLHRKPAGFLGSFVVGVAFSAGWTPCIGPILASILMVAATESTIYRGVSLLLAYSIGLAVPFFLSSLALHQFLVLFTRFKKYIRIFEIITGVFLMVVGILIFTNNLSLFSRYATIWFGGE from the coding sequence ATGGGATCTTCTAACATAACCATTTTCGGCGCTCTGATCGCCGGTTTTCTTTCTTTTCTTTCCCCCTGCGTTTTACCGCTCATCCCTTCGTACATAACCTACATAACCGGGCTGTCCTTTAACGATCTGCAGGCCGAGCACCCGTCACATAAAGTCAGACAGCAGACGATAATACATTCCCTTTGCTTCATCGCGGGTTTTACCAGCGTGTTTGTCCTGCTTGGCGCATCGGCCACCTTTATAGGATCATTCCTGCAATCGCACATGACCCTTTTACAGAAGGTGGGGGGAGCACTGATCTTCATTTTCGGCATACATGTGACAGGCATCTTCGACATCGGCATGCTGCTCGGTGAAAAGAGGCTGACTCTTCATCGCAAGCCCGCAGGGTTCCTGGGCAGCTTTGTCGTCGGGGTTGCTTTTTCTGCCGGCTGGACCCCCTGCATTGGGCCGATCCTCGCCTCGATTCTAATGGTGGCCGCCACCGAAAGCACCATCTATAGAGGCGTATCCCTTTTGCTTGCTTATTCCATCGGCCTTGCCGTACCGTTCTTCCTTTCTTCCCTGGCGTTGCATCAATTCCTCGTCCTCTTTACCCGCTTCAAAAAGTACATTCGCATCTTTGAAATCATCACCGGCGTCTTTCTAATGGTAGTCGGAATCCTTATTTTCACCAACAATCTTTCTCTCTTCAGCAGATATGCCACCATCTGGTTCGGTGGAGAGTAA
- a CDS encoding TlpA disulfide reductase family protein, whose amino-acid sequence MKRFFFAMLILCTLVTACTRGSEPVTEGKVAPDFTLKDLSGREIHLSDLKGKVVFLNFWATWCPPCREEIPSMMKLNQAMAGKPFEMLAVSIDEGGKDAVENYFKKSGLMLPALLDADNAISKRYGTTGVPETFILDKKGVILKKIVGGMDWSDPQVIAYFNEIISR is encoded by the coding sequence ATGAAAAGATTCTTTTTTGCAATGCTGATTCTATGTACCCTTGTAACTGCCTGTACCCGCGGCAGTGAACCTGTCACAGAGGGAAAAGTCGCACCGGATTTCACTCTGAAGGATCTTTCGGGCCGTGAAATTCACCTTTCCGACTTAAAGGGCAAGGTGGTCTTTCTCAATTTCTGGGCAACATGGTGCCCCCCGTGTCGGGAAGAAATTCCATCAATGATGAAACTTAATCAGGCAATGGCAGGTAAACCTTTCGAGATGCTGGCGGTATCCATAGATGAGGGAGGTAAGGATGCAGTTGAAAATTACTTCAAGAAATCAGGATTGATGCTGCCGGCCCTGCTGGATGCGGATAACGCCATAAGCAAGCGTTACGGGACAACAGGGGTACCCGAAACTTTTATCCTGGACAAAAAGGGTGTTATACTGAAAAAAATCGTTGGTGGCATGGACTGGAGCGACCCCCAGGTGATCGCCTATTTCAATGAAATAATCAGCCGTTAA
- a CDS encoding sigma-54-dependent transcriptional regulator, producing MTAKILLIDDDTSLRRVLEYNLQEEGYEVITAVDGETGLALFNEHSPPLVITDLKMPGITGFQVLSTIKERSPATLVIVITAFGAIDTAIEAMKLGAHDYITKPFNRDQLKLVVKKALELRGLTEENRLLKEELTERAEFRNIIGISPGMEQVFHIVRKVADTDATVLITGESGTGKELVAKSIHSLSSRRSRPFVPINCAAIPRELLESELFGHVKGAFTGAVRDKTGKLETADGGTLFLDEVGELPVDLQPKLLRALQERIVEPVGGISPRRIDVRVIAATNVDLEKAIEEGAFREDLFYRLSIIPVHLPPLRERADDVLLLTRHFTAKHGGGGVNFTPKALEALKQYHWPGNVRELENTIERLLIMRNGETIDIGDIPPKLLGVRKVTEVGVINLPASGYSLEQLEREIVVEALERNDWNQTAAARFLRIPRHTLIYRMEKYNITPQERKK from the coding sequence ATGACTGCAAAAATTCTTCTCATAGACGATGACACCTCATTACGTCGAGTTCTGGAATACAATCTCCAGGAGGAGGGATACGAGGTAATTACAGCTGTGGACGGTGAAACCGGCCTTGCGCTTTTTAACGAGCATTCTCCTCCCCTGGTGATAACCGATCTTAAGATGCCTGGTATCACAGGCTTCCAGGTCCTCTCCACCATTAAGGAGCGATCACCGGCGACGCTGGTCATAGTTATCACCGCCTTTGGCGCCATTGACACTGCCATAGAAGCAATGAAACTGGGCGCTCACGACTATATTACCAAGCCTTTCAACCGCGATCAGTTGAAGCTGGTTGTGAAAAAAGCCCTGGAACTGCGCGGACTGACCGAAGAGAACCGGCTTCTCAAAGAAGAACTGACGGAACGTGCCGAATTCAGAAACATCATCGGCATCTCACCCGGCATGGAGCAGGTATTTCATATTGTCAGAAAAGTAGCCGATACGGATGCCACCGTCCTGATAACAGGAGAGTCCGGCACCGGCAAGGAACTGGTAGCCAAATCGATCCATTCGCTCTCATCCCGTCGCAGCCGGCCTTTTGTGCCGATAAACTGCGCGGCAATTCCCCGGGAATTACTGGAAAGCGAGCTTTTCGGCCATGTCAAGGGAGCTTTTACCGGTGCAGTGCGGGATAAGACGGGCAAACTGGAGACAGCCGATGGTGGCACCCTGTTTCTGGATGAAGTGGGTGAGTTGCCGGTTGACCTGCAACCAAAGCTTTTACGCGCTCTGCAGGAAAGGATCGTGGAACCGGTGGGGGGAATAAGCCCCAGGAGAATTGATGTGCGCGTCATTGCCGCAACCAATGTTGATCTGGAAAAGGCAATCGAAGAAGGTGCCTTTCGCGAAGACCTGTTTTATCGTCTGTCGATCATTCCGGTCCACCTTCCACCGTTGCGCGAAAGAGCTGACGACGTGCTGCTTCTCACCAGACACTTCACGGCAAAACATGGCGGAGGCGGGGTCAATTTTACGCCTAAAGCTCTTGAAGCCTTGAAACAGTATCATTGGCCGGGCAATGTCCGGGAGCTGGAAAATACCATCGAGCGCCTGCTTATCATGCGTAATGGTGAAACCATTGATATCGGGGACATCCCTCCGAAACTCCTCGGCGTCAGAAAGGTAACTGAGGTTGGGGTGATAAACCTGCCTGCATCGGGCTATTCCCTGGAGCAACTTGAACGGGAAATCGTGGTCGAGGCGCTGGAAAGAAATGATTGGAACCAGACTGCCGCCGCGCGATTTCTCCGCATCCCCCGGCACACCCTTATTTATAGAATGGAAAAATACAATATAACTCCCCAGGAGCGGAAAAAATGA
- a CDS encoding two-component system sensor histidine kinase NtrB → MQQIKNIRLLIAASSILGISLLHYLTPLHLPMLHDVFQRLYYLPIILSGLWFGLRGGLTASLVVSIMYVPHILFQWGIHPSLELEKYLEILLYNVVGGVTGLLSQREETRREELERTAKGLEESYRKLHEQADLLIKTEEQLRRSERLSALGELSATLAHEIRNPLGSIKGTTEILKDSFAPGEKKYEFLEILLKEADRLNRVVENFLGLASPVRVEQNRCDIMLELRELVAFTTAEALSMEVKVRLEPAEIPPIKGDTEKLRQVFLNLLMNALQATGTGGEVVISAVGPLHTSENQPVIELSFADNGQGIDQEMLERIFQPFFTTKKGGTGLGLAITQKIVESHGGTIRVTSTKGKGTTFTVILPA, encoded by the coding sequence ATGCAACAAATCAAAAATATCCGCCTTTTGATTGCAGCATCATCCATTCTCGGCATCAGTCTGCTGCATTACCTTACGCCACTGCACCTGCCAATGTTGCATGATGTTTTCCAAAGGCTCTACTACCTGCCAATTATTCTATCGGGGCTGTGGTTCGGCTTACGCGGCGGACTTACAGCATCACTTGTCGTAAGTATCATGTATGTTCCTCATATCCTTTTCCAATGGGGCATACATCCTTCCCTTGAGCTGGAAAAATACCTGGAAATTCTCCTCTACAATGTTGTCGGCGGAGTCACAGGGCTTCTTTCCCAGCGGGAAGAGACCCGCAGGGAAGAGCTGGAAAGAACCGCAAAAGGGCTTGAAGAATCCTACAGAAAACTCCATGAGCAGGCTGACCTGCTGATAAAGACCGAGGAGCAACTAAGACGGTCGGAGCGACTGTCGGCCCTCGGAGAACTGTCAGCAACCCTTGCCCACGAAATAAGAAACCCCTTGGGCTCCATAAAGGGGACGACCGAGATTCTCAAAGACAGCTTTGCTCCCGGAGAGAAAAAGTATGAGTTTCTGGAAATTTTGCTGAAGGAAGCAGACCGCCTCAATAGGGTCGTAGAAAACTTCCTGGGCTTGGCCAGCCCCGTACGGGTGGAGCAGAACAGATGTGATATAATGTTGGAGCTCAGGGAACTTGTTGCATTCACTACAGCGGAAGCATTATCCATGGAGGTAAAGGTCCGGCTGGAGCCGGCAGAAATACCACCCATCAAGGGTGACACGGAAAAATTGCGACAGGTTTTCCTGAACCTGCTGATGAATGCGCTGCAGGCCACTGGAACTGGCGGAGAAGTTGTGATCAGTGCTGTCGGTCCTCTGCATACCAGTGAAAATCAACCTGTCATAGAACTGTCTTTCGCCGATAACGGTCAGGGCATCGACCAGGAGATGCTTGAACGAATCTTCCAGCCTTTCTTCACGACAAAAAAGGGGGGTACAGGCCTGGGCCTGGCAATTACCCAGAAGATCGTCGAAAGCCACGGCGGCACCATCCGGGTTACCAGTACCAAAGGAAAAGGAACGACCTTCACCGTAATATTGCCCGCATAA